A genomic window from Bacillus sp. Marseille-P3661 includes:
- a CDS encoding tyrosine-type recombinase/integrase gives MKGHFRKRGCKCKPNNCTCGRKWSFIIDVGKDPKTGNRKQESRSGFNTRQEAEAAAAALITEINQNTFIKETDILFKDWVNEWLPLYSERNRPKPGTIRLRQYSIKKLLPYFAHLKLKKITEEMYQSALNDLKDQGFARTTIEGVHTTGKMIFNMAVDKRMLKIDPTTNAYIIKDEQIIIESDEEEIPLYFEKEELALFLKKVKENGLFMDEAIFITLSYTGIRVGELVALKWKDIDFDKRTIYITKTYYNPDNNTVKYQLVPPKTKKSRRKIVVDTAVIETLKKLKEEQEKIIQHLGVSYNDSGYVFANVYRHPGYPVLIKFVESRMARILKRTELNSSLTPHSLRHTHTSLLAEAGVGLEEIMERLGHHDDEVTRKVYLHVTNEMKREASDKFSNLMSGLV, from the coding sequence ATGAAAGGTCATTTTAGAAAAAGAGGCTGTAAATGTAAACCGAACAATTGCACTTGTGGAAGGAAGTGGTCATTTATAATAGATGTGGGAAAGGATCCAAAGACAGGTAATAGAAAACAGGAATCTAGAAGCGGTTTTAATACAAGACAAGAAGCTGAAGCTGCGGCAGCGGCTCTTATTACTGAAATAAACCAAAATACATTTATTAAAGAAACAGATATACTATTCAAAGATTGGGTTAATGAGTGGTTGCCGCTTTATAGTGAAAGAAATAGACCAAAACCCGGAACTATTCGTCTAAGACAGTACAGCATCAAAAAGTTGTTACCTTACTTCGCCCATTTAAAACTAAAAAAAATCACAGAAGAAATGTATCAATCCGCATTGAATGATTTAAAAGATCAAGGTTTTGCTAGAACTACGATTGAAGGAGTTCATACTACAGGAAAAATGATTTTTAATATGGCTGTTGATAAAAGAATGCTTAAAATAGATCCCACTACAAATGCTTATATAATAAAAGACGAGCAAATCATTATTGAATCCGATGAAGAAGAAATACCTTTATACTTTGAAAAAGAAGAGCTTGCACTTTTCTTAAAAAAAGTTAAAGAAAATGGACTTTTTATGGATGAAGCCATTTTTATTACATTATCTTACACAGGTATACGTGTTGGTGAATTAGTTGCTCTAAAGTGGAAAGATATAGATTTCGATAAGCGCACAATATATATTACAAAAACATATTATAACCCGGATAACAACACCGTTAAGTATCAGTTGGTTCCTCCAAAAACAAAAAAATCCAGACGTAAAATTGTTGTAGATACTGCAGTTATTGAGACATTAAAGAAACTCAAAGAAGAACAAGAAAAAATTATTCAACATCTAGGTGTCTCTTACAATGATAGCGGTTATGTATTTGCTAATGTGTACCGTCATCCGGGCTATCCAGTCCTAATTAAATTTGTTGAAAGCAGAATGGCTCGAATATTAAAACGGACTGAATTAAATTCAAGTCTTACTCCACATTCCCTTCGCCACACACATACGTCTCTTTTAGCAGAAGCTGGCGTTGGTTTGGAGGAAATTATGGAACGCTTAGGTCACCACGATGATGAAGTAACACGAAAGGTATATCTGCATGTTACAAATGAAATGAAACGAGAGGCATCTGATAAATTTAGTAATTTAATGAGTGGCCTTGTTTGA
- a CDS encoding helix-turn-helix domain-containing protein — MQTTKKYTTWESLPDTLTAQHIAEFLGISRRRVYELFQRQVEHGGIPHFSIGTSKRVEKSDFKRWIVRLKEKSEVNQ; from the coding sequence ATGCAAACTACAAAAAAATATACAACTTGGGAATCACTACCTGACACTCTTACTGCACAGCACATTGCTGAATTTCTTGGTATTTCAAGAAGAAGAGTTTATGAGTTATTTCAAAGACAAGTAGAACACGGCGGTATACCCCACTTCTCAATTGGGACATCAAAAAGAGTGGAAAAATCTGACTTTAAGCGATGGATTGTGAGATTAAAAGAAAAAAGCGAGGTTAATCAATAA
- a CDS encoding recombinase family protein, whose product MKKIKAIGYIRYSDKKQDGNHSLEIQKSQIQLLAERENLEIIEWRVDKATSAFHNNAGKRKGIQMVLDDIANGAEAICFYEESRITRSITDFYNEVYTPIKNQFPQTKFFSTQSDGEWNPNDPITQAKLVFAAEESEIKSIRAKDAHVNMLNQDYPKRPGSRIPIGYDMKDGVLFPNEDAKVVELIFYLASFGHSQQTIAEYLNKCEIKTKKVKHWNSSTIAYVLSNRVYVGNLAWNVRTSYENSKPKAEKDIDLFKNVHEPIVSPTVFHLVKQISEFKSDYGTMSTPYYLRGIILCKKCNSHLVAKDNSPKGKRGKYMIYRCPDCKKTVPIIPVHEAVLNDLQRKWATQFSTIAITSKEHLKNWSNKLKNAKHNLKQLLEKSLYNQNMLATDIANTPLLEEAFMVAQEELKDEITYVSMTMDEIDRLLDDNYLELFLKEMLQQSFLNFTDSELRVFFLMYFDEVNIDFEANNDIQISYRLSPFVLLENLTGHITEQIEKFEDMTG is encoded by the coding sequence ATGAAAAAAATTAAAGCAATTGGATATATACGCTACTCTGACAAAAAACAAGATGGAAATCATTCATTAGAAATTCAAAAGAGCCAAATTCAACTTCTAGCTGAAAGAGAAAATCTTGAAATAATAGAATGGCGTGTAGACAAAGCAACAAGTGCCTTTCACAATAATGCGGGAAAACGTAAGGGAATTCAAATGGTCCTTGATGACATTGCAAATGGAGCTGAGGCAATCTGCTTCTATGAAGAATCTAGAATCACTAGAAGTATTACTGACTTTTATAACGAAGTATATACGCCTATTAAAAATCAGTTCCCTCAAACAAAGTTTTTTAGTACCCAATCTGATGGTGAATGGAACCCTAATGATCCTATTACACAAGCCAAGCTTGTGTTCGCAGCGGAGGAATCTGAAATTAAGTCCATCCGTGCTAAAGATGCTCACGTAAATATGTTGAATCAAGATTATCCTAAACGTCCCGGATCTCGTATACCAATTGGTTATGATATGAAAGATGGTGTTCTATTTCCAAATGAAGATGCTAAAGTTGTTGAGCTTATCTTCTATTTAGCTAGTTTTGGGCATTCTCAGCAAACTATTGCTGAATATCTTAATAAATGTGAAATCAAGACTAAAAAGGTAAAACATTGGAACAGCAGTACAATTGCCTACGTCCTATCCAACCGAGTATACGTTGGAAATTTAGCTTGGAATGTTAGAACTAGTTATGAAAATAGTAAACCAAAAGCTGAAAAAGACATCGATTTATTTAAGAATGTTCACGAACCTATTGTTAGTCCAACAGTATTCCATCTTGTAAAACAAATTAGTGAATTTAAAAGTGATTATGGGACGATGAGTACCCCTTATTACCTTCGCGGCATTATCTTATGTAAAAAATGTAATTCACATTTAGTCGCAAAAGATAATTCTCCAAAGGGCAAACGTGGCAAATATATGATTTATAGATGCCCAGATTGTAAAAAAACAGTTCCGATTATACCTGTACATGAAGCTGTTTTAAATGACTTACAAAGAAAGTGGGCTACACAGTTTTCTACCATTGCAATTACATCTAAAGAGCATCTTAAAAACTGGTCTAACAAACTTAAAAATGCAAAACACAATCTGAAACAACTTCTAGAAAAATCGCTTTATAACCAAAATATGTTAGCAACTGATATAGCAAACACCCCTCTTTTAGAGGAAGCGTTCATGGTTGCACAGGAAGAGTTAAAAGATGAAATAACCTATGTTAGTATGACAATGGATGAAATCGATAGGTTACTTGACGACAATTACCTTGAATTATTCTTAAAAGAAATGTTACAGCAAAGCTTTTTAAACTTTACAGATAGTGAGTTACGCGTCTTCTTCCTAATGTATTTTGATGAAGTAAATATTGACTTTGAAGCAAATAATGACATCCAAATTAGTTATCGGCTCTCTCCGTTTGTTTTACTAGAAAATTTAACTGGTCATATAACCGAACAAATTGAGAAATTTGAAGATATGACTGGTTAA